One Campylobacter massiliensis DNA window includes the following coding sequences:
- a CDS encoding hydrogenase 4 subunit F, protein MDSLTLILILPLLGAILLFFSPKNYATLSLLHVAVSAVTSLALLFNVSKVLSGGTFYAHGKFLFLDSLGCVFLVLIAVTGFLVNLYATHYMKWELEEGHINLDALRKYYALSHVFIFTMTLSVICNNVAFMWAAIEATTLSSVFLVAILKDQKSTESGYKYIVLCSIGLAFALYATVLLYSATFAEIKDGETAMLWTGIMANAKNLSPDVAKLIFVFALIGFGTKAGLAPTHTWLPDVHAQGPAPISALLSGVLLKCAMLALFRYYAIAAQATGMEFVQSVMIISGLITLFVGGIFLVRQHDVKRMFAYHSIVHMGVIAFALGVGGPLGLFAAIFHCLAHSFTKALAFCSTGNIARIYGHKDMTKMGGMVKIAPITTMMFGAAVCSLVGVPAFAIFVSEYNVFVGAINSGQYFSTALFAIALAIIFIADFSHFNMASFGEPKAAVVHNKEMSIVENLPLILLCALIIIFGVWHVENFYALVNEGVKIMMGV, encoded by the coding sequence ATGGATAGTTTAACTTTGATATTAATTTTACCGCTTCTTGGAGCGATATTGCTATTTTTCTCTCCGAAAAATTACGCGACTTTGAGTTTGCTTCACGTTGCGGTTAGCGCGGTTACGTCTTTGGCGTTGCTATTTAACGTAAGCAAGGTTTTATCGGGCGGTACTTTTTACGCGCACGGTAAATTTTTGTTCCTAGATAGCCTTGGCTGCGTGTTTTTGGTGCTTATCGCGGTTACGGGCTTTTTGGTAAATTTGTACGCGACTCACTATATGAAATGGGAGCTCGAAGAGGGCCATATAAATTTGGACGCGCTTAGAAAATACTACGCGCTTAGCCACGTGTTTATCTTTACGATGACTCTAAGCGTCATCTGTAACAACGTTGCCTTTATGTGGGCTGCGATCGAGGCTACTACGCTTTCATCGGTGTTCCTAGTCGCGATCCTAAAAGATCAAAAATCAACCGAGAGCGGCTATAAATACATAGTCCTTTGCTCTATCGGCCTAGCGTTCGCGCTTTATGCGACCGTGCTTCTTTACTCTGCGACTTTTGCGGAGATAAAAGACGGCGAAACTGCGATGCTATGGACGGGCATAATGGCAAACGCTAAAAATTTGAGCCCCGACGTCGCAAAGCTAATCTTTGTCTTTGCGCTTATCGGATTTGGTACGAAAGCCGGCCTTGCTCCTACGCATACGTGGCTTCCGGACGTTCACGCCCAAGGCCCTGCGCCGATTTCGGCTCTGCTTTCAGGCGTTTTGCTAAAGTGCGCGATGTTAGCTCTTTTTAGATATTACGCTATCGCGGCTCAAGCTACGGGTATGGAGTTCGTTCAAAGCGTGATGATAATCTCAGGCCTTATTACTCTATTTGTCGGCGGTATATTCCTCGTTAGACAACACGACGTAAAGAGGATGTTTGCCTACCACTCTATCGTGCATATGGGCGTTATAGCCTTTGCATTGGGAGTCGGCGGACCTTTGGGGCTATTTGCGGCGATTTTCCACTGCTTAGCTCACAGCTTTACAAAAGCTCTTGCGTTTTGCTCAACGGGCAACATCGCTAGAATTTACGGTCACAAAGATATGACTAAAATGGGCGGTATGGTAAAGATTGCACCGATAACCACTATGATGTTCGGCGCTGCGGTTTGTTCGCTAGTAGGCGTCCCTGCGTTTGCGATATTCGTCAGCGAATATAACGTATTCGTCGGCGCTATAAACAGCGGTCAATATTTTAGCACCGCGCTATTTGCGATAGCTCTTGCGATCATCTTTATCGCGGACTTCTCGCACTTTAACATGGCGAGTTTCGGCGAGCCTAAAGCCGCGGTCGTTCACAATAAAGAGATGAGCATAGTAGAAAATTTACCGCTTATCCTGCTTTGCGCGCTAATCATAATATTTGGCGTTTGGCACGTAGAAAACTTTTACGCTCTAGTCAATGAGGGCGTCAAAATAATGATGGGAGTTTGA
- the hyfE gene encoding hydrogenase 4 membrane subunit: MTMLDALAIGMIVTSLAVFGLRNLKLSVIVYAIETLLLVGIFAMLASKFNASQLSMWAVVAFFTKVLFVPAILLWLIKKLNVVSEDEPVGGFFVSPVIAMGFSLAIAMSINPIFLQFSLIQEKIMLLAAVCVFMMGVFGFMLRNSFIKQILAYCLFENGIHLSLALMAYNSNELVELGILTDAIFAVIIMSVLAIRFYKAYGSLDTSKATNLRG; this comes from the coding sequence ATGACTATGTTAGACGCATTAGCTATCGGCATGATAGTAACGTCTTTGGCGGTATTTGGGCTACGTAACCTAAAGCTATCCGTCATCGTTTACGCGATCGAGACATTACTTTTAGTCGGTATATTTGCTATGTTGGCGTCTAAATTTAACGCGTCGCAGCTATCCATGTGGGCGGTAGTGGCGTTTTTTACGAAGGTTTTATTCGTACCGGCGATCTTGCTTTGGTTGATTAAAAAGCTTAACGTCGTTAGCGAAGACGAGCCTGTGGGCGGCTTTTTCGTAAGCCCTGTTATAGCGATGGGATTTTCTCTAGCCATAGCGATGAGTATCAACCCGATATTCCTTCAATTTTCGCTAATCCAAGAGAAAATAATGCTACTAGCCGCGGTTTGCGTGTTTATGATGGGAGTTTTCGGCTTTATGCTTAGAAACTCTTTTATCAAGCAAATTTTAGCCTACTGCCTTTTTGAAAACGGCATACATCTAAGCCTAGCGCTCATGGCTTACAACTCAAACGAGCTTGTCGAGCTTGGTATCTTAACGGACGCGATTTTCGCCGTTATCATCATGAGCGTCTTAGCTATCAGATTTTATAAAGCATACGGCAGCCTTGATACGTCTAAGGCTACGAATTTAAGGGGATAG
- a CDS encoding respiratory chain complex I subunit 1 family protein, which translates to MEILQTIFLMIFQVVVIVLVAPLFDGMARKLRAKLQSKQGSDFFQTYRDIIKLFRRGRTVPECSHWVFRWAPFFLFATSAAILAAIPITYSKSTIFGAYSDIFVILYLGALLRFVFGAASLDSGNPFAATGGGREQTIAVYVEPVMIMCLIVVMLAAGTSNLVEIQSMVKSGQIGYQIPSFAVASIAFLWCIYVETGRKPFDLAEAEQELQEGLLGEYAGSDLGLVQAALILKQFAMIGLFLAIFEPWNFSNPFLAVIIFVLKAGVFYVAAVFIDNFGPRFKMTSSLRKNAVAALAISFVALTLYVVGV; encoded by the coding sequence ATGGAAATTTTACAGACTATATTTTTAATGATATTTCAAGTCGTCGTCATCGTCTTAGTCGCGCCGCTATTTGACGGTATGGCCAGAAAACTAAGAGCCAAACTGCAATCAAAACAAGGCAGCGATTTTTTCCAGACGTATCGCGACATCATAAAGCTATTTAGACGCGGCAGAACCGTGCCTGAGTGCTCTCACTGGGTATTTAGATGGGCGCCGTTTTTCTTATTTGCCACTTCGGCGGCGATACTAGCGGCTATTCCTATTACTTATAGCAAGAGCACGATTTTCGGAGCTTACTCCGATATTTTCGTGATCCTTTATCTAGGTGCGCTTTTGAGATTTGTTTTTGGCGCCGCATCTTTAGATAGCGGTAACCCGTTTGCGGCTACCGGCGGCGGTAGAGAGCAAACTATAGCCGTTTATGTCGAGCCTGTTATGATAATGTGCCTAATCGTCGTTATGCTAGCGGCAGGAACGTCAAATTTGGTCGAGATACAATCAATGGTAAAAAGCGGCCAGATCGGATATCAGATCCCAAGCTTTGCGGTTGCTTCGATCGCGTTTTTGTGGTGCATATACGTTGAGACGGGCAGAAAGCCTTTTGACCTAGCAGAAGCCGAGCAAGAGTTACAAGAAGGCTTGCTAGGCGAATACGCGGGTTCTGATCTAGGTCTAGTTCAAGCGGCGCTTATCTTAAAACAATTTGCGATGATAGGACTTTTCCTCGCGATTTTCGAGCCGTGGAACTTTAGCAATCCTTTCCTAGCCGTTATAATTTTCGTTTTAAAGGCGGGAGTGTTTTACGTAGCGGCCGTGTTTATAGACAACTTCGGACCGAGATTTAAGATGACTTCGTCCTTGCGTAAAAACGCGGTAGCCGCTCTAGCCATATCTTTCGTGGCTTTGACGCTTTACGTCGTGGGGGTGTGA